From Solea senegalensis isolate Sse05_10M linkage group LG19, IFAPA_SoseM_1, whole genome shotgun sequence, the proteins below share one genomic window:
- the LOC122785504 gene encoding abl interactor 1-like — MFVVVSLSSSFGKPVAPPIIPTTCEAPPEDDIMTLVDYAPPPPPLAPDDEIMNTSVPPPPVDSLGDMVTQPSPSPPQSGLLTNHNTVLPAPPLILETVVEENLPPPPSEDDVSPLTNDVSELPALPPPPPPIQEVDVTLPSSRRSRRRRSPPTTRSLSLRVRSGPASHCRFTRSLFLPAVQSLMIPPPPPYPPPRTPYAPPSSFSSPQLCLPARLQHLDLEIPAPPPSFLLDTEGGLDDILLPLPPPLDCDDTNMHILERVVVLYNYEASKPGDLTLTEGEIVHLTRRHDDGWCEGFLDGRQGFFPESYVTRLIHP; from the exons atgtttgttgttgtttctctcagCTCCAGTTTTGGAAAACCTGTTGCTCCGCCCATCATTCCCACAACCTGTGAGGCTCCACCTGAGGATGACATCATGACACTGGTGGATTAtgccccacctcctcctcctctggctccCGATGATGAGATCATGAACACCTCTGTCCCACCTCCTCCCGTTGATTCTTTAGGGGATATGGTGACCCAGCCCTCCCCCTCCCCACCACAGTCAGGTCTTCTGACCAATCATAACACAGTTCTGCCAGCCCCACCCCTCATCctagagacag TGGTGGAGGAGAacctcccccctcctccatcTGAAGATGATGTCTCTCCTCTGACCAATGATGTCTCAGAGTTGCCAGCcctgcctcctccacctccacctatCCAGGAAGTAGATG TAACCCTCCCCTCCTCTAGGAGGAGCCGTCGCCGTCGCTCTCCTCCCaccactcgctctctctctttgcgGGTCCGCTCAGGCCCCGCCTCCCACTGCCGCTTCACACGCTCTCTCTTCCTGCCTGCTGTCCAATCCT tgatgATCCCGCCTCCTCCCCCTTACCCCCCCCCTCGCACTCCTTAtgctcccccctcctccttttcctcaccTCAGCTCTGCTTACCTGCTCGCCTCCAACACCTGG atCTGGAGATCCCTGCGCCTCCCCCTTCTTTTCTACTGGACACTGAGGGTGGCCTTGATGACATCTTGTTGCCCCTCCCTCCACCACTGGATTGTGACGACACAAACATGCATATCCTGGAGAGAG TGGTGGTGCTGTACAACTATGAGGCCTCTAAACCCGGTGACCTAACCCTCACTGAAGGTGAAATTGTCCACCTGACACGTCGCCATGATGATGGCTGGTGTGAGGGTTTCCTGGACGGAAGGCAGGGCTTCTTCCCTGAGAGCTACGTCACTCGACTGATCCACCCATAA